A window of Methylocaldum szegediense genomic DNA:
AACCCCTAGTAAGACCGATACTCCAATTAGGAGTTCGGTCTCCGCAAGCCCGAGAAACGAGAGCGTGAAAGGACTTCCATAGAGTTCGGCCAAACGTCGGGAAGGCCCACGCAAAAACAACAGGAAAAAGCTGACGATAAGCCAGGCGAGCGTTCCGCCCAAAAAGCCATACCAGAAACCGGCATATAGAAAAGGACGGCGGATGAAGCGGTCGGTTGCGCCGATGAGCTTCGCGACGACGATTTCGTCGCGGCGATTTTGCAATTCTAGACGGATCGTATTCCCGACGATGAAGAGTACGCCAAGGCTTAAGAGCACGCTGAACACGATAACGGTGCGCTGGGCTATCGTTAACAGGGAGTGCAGCTTGTGCATCCACTCAGTGTCGAGCTGGACGAAATCGGTTTCCGGCAGTGCTTGAAGCTCGCCCAATAATTTCTCTACCTCTTCGGGACGAGTCAGAGAGTCCTTCGGCTTGATACTGACAACCACCGGAAGTGGGTTGAAATCAAGGGCCTGCAGAGCGTCGCCAAAACCGCTGTAGCTCTTGAGTTCCTGTAAACCCGCTTCTTTGGTGATCAGCTCTGCCGCCTCGATCTGCGGGTGCTTTTTGAGCGCTTCGGCGAGTTTGCTGCCCGTATCGTTGGACAGCTCGGGTTTCAGGAACAACGACACCTGATTAGTGGCCTCTAGGGTTGAACTAGCCTGCCGGACATTCTTGATAAAGACGTGGAAACTTGCCGGTATCGTCAGGGCTATGGCGATCACCAGCACCGTCATGATGCTAGCGACTGGCGTTCGACGAAGACGGACAAAACTCGATTTAAGGGTGTCGACGTGCAAATCGGCGTAAGCGCGCAGCCGTTTTCCTGGGCCGTTGCGGGTACGTCTGAGGCGAACCGCATTCGGTTCTCGCTTTCTGCGAGGCGTCTGCTTGTTTCTTACGATCGGCACGTTTCAGCCGCCTTCGACCAATCGGCCTTGGTGTAATTTAAGATTTCGGCAGGCGAACCTAGAAATCAGATCAAGATTGTGGCTCGCGATCAAGAGCGTTACGCCGACCTGGTTGAATTCTCGGAATAACTCCATGATTTCGGCCGACAGCTCTGGGTCCAAGTTTCCGGTGGGCTCGTCAGCCAGGATCAGGGAGGGTTTGTGTACGATGGCCCGTGCGATCCCAACCCGCTGCTGCTCCCCGCCGGACAGCGCTAAAGGGTATCGCTTTTCTTTGCGGAGCAAGCCGACCTTATCGAGTGCGGCTCTGACGCGCCGGGCTGTTTCCTGCTGGCCGTAGCCGGCTATTTGCAAAGGCAGAGCCACGTTATCAAAAACCGTTCTATCGTGCAGCAAGCGATAATCCTGGAAAATCAGCCCCAATTTTCGGCGTAGATAAGGCACCTGTCGCTTGGGTAAATGATTTATGGGCTTTCCCTCGAAAAGAACTTGTCCGCGGGTAGGTCTTTCGATCAGGGGAATCAGTTTGAGCATGGTGCTCTTGCCGGCTCCGGAGTGACCAGTCAAGAAGGCCATTTCGCCTTGTTCCAGCCGGAAACTGATGTTCGACAGAACCTCTCCACTATCCAAATAACGCTTGCTGACGTTGATGAATTGCAGCATGACAACCGACCAGCTAAGAGAGGACGGTTTCAGGAAAATGAAAGCAAAGGCTTCGTATCAAGCGCATAATGTTTAGCTACGATTGCCGCCCGCTCCGCCGGCGCAGCTAAAGCCGTAGTCGGCTAAAGTATGGGCCGCCCTTCCAAGCTCAGCGACAGACGTTTTGAGAAAGAATGCGTTTTGGCCCGCAGTACTGCACCCCGGGAAAGGTCGAGCATCTGGTTGAAGTCGCAGGCCTCCATATCAGTTTGTCAAGCGCCGCCGATCAAACAGCGGCTCGTGACGCCCCAAAAATTGTTCGAACTGTGGCTGTTCCACACTGAAGCCATGTGGTCATCGGACCTCGACAGACTGATTAAGTGTGTGCAGCCGAAACGCCGTCTCGGCAATCGCCAAGGGTGTACAACCGGTTTAAAACGATCCCGTAGCAGTTTTCGTTCTCGCGCTTATAGATTTTTCTAGTTCGGTCAGCGACGACGGCAAAGCGGTACCTTGTGGATTGTAGCCCAAATTCAGAAATCAGAACGGAATCGAGCCGGCTGGAACGGAAGTTCGGATTCACTTCGCGAGTTCCGTCGGTGAAGTCGGACCTTATTGCCCCAGAAGCGCGGACGGATTTGGTTAGCCGAGTCGCTGTCTTTGGGCCCTTCATCTCCGTACGTTTCAGGCCCGTGCCGACCGGACAGTAGAAGCTTTGCTGATTGCAGCGATAGCCCAGATCGACCTGTAGAGTGTCTAGCCGATTATGGATGACGCGCGGGAAATCGGCGCGCTTCAGCCAAGCCAGAGGATCGTGCATGATTCTAAAGTTCGCGCTGTTATCGACTCTATATGGAGAGTACCGTGTTTGTTCCCGATTTTGCAAAAGCCGCGATTCGGATGATGTCAGACCTTGACGACCGGGTTACGCGAGCAGCCGGCTTCAGCTTAAAATTCGAGGGGCGGCGAAATCAAAAATAAATAATCCCGGAGGTTATGATGCACAAATTGGCAACGGTGGCCGCAGGCGCGGCGATGGTCTTTTGCTCGCTCTCTTACGCCGAAGAAGTCCAAGTGGAAATGAACAAGATCGATGAAACGGGAATCGGAGAGGCGATCGGAGTGATTGTTGCGGTGGATACGCCTGTTGGATTGCAGTTGACTCCGAATCTGAAAGGCTTGCCGCCCGGGCCGCACGGCTTTCATGTTCACGAGTTCCCCGACTGTAATCCCAAGGAAAAAGACGGAAAACCAGTAGCGGGGCTCGCGGCAGGCGGTCACTTCGACCCCGAGAAAACTGGAAAACATGCGGGTCCCGAGGGAGATGGTCACGCAGGAGATCTACCAGTCCTCAAGGTGGCGCCTGATGGCACAGCCAAGGAAGCGGTCACCACCAAGCGATTGCATGTCGCCGATCTCAAAGGACGTTCACTGATGATCCATGCGGAGGACGACAACTACGCTGACAAGCTGGGCGGAGCCCGCATCGCCTGTGGCGTCGTGAAATAACCGTGTTGCCGTCTTGTAAGAACGGGAGCGGTGTTTTATGGCTGGTCCGGCCGGGTTTCGAAAACCACCTGGCCGTCCAGTAGCGTACAAGTTACTCTGCCTTTGACTGTTTCCCCCCAGTAGGGCGTGTTCCGGCCGTTGCTTCGCCACGTGGAATCGTCGACCGTCCAAATGCGTTCAGGGTCGAAGATGCAAATGTCGGCCGGTGAACCAACGCTCAGAGCGCCTGCCCGAAGGCCCATGATAGCTGCGGGACCATGTGTGAGGGCTGCAATGGCTTGACTCAATGAAAGAATTTCTTCGTCGACCAATCGCAGCGTCAAGGGGAGCAGCGTTTCCAACGACGCCATGCCGGGCTCGGTGGACGGAAAAACGTCCAGCTTGGCGTCGGGTTCGTGGGGTTGATGGTCTGAACAGATCGCCGTGACCACGCCCGTCTTGAGAGCTTCACGGAGAGCGTCTCTATCGGCAAGGCTTCGCAGAGGCGGTCTGACGTGGCACATCGCGTTGAATCCGTCGACGTCCATCTCGGTTAGATGGAGCTGATGCGCGGCCACATCGGCACTGACGGGCGCGCCCTTTTCCCGTGCTCTGGCGATCATTCGGACGGCGCGCGCTGAGC
This region includes:
- the ftsX gene encoding permease-like cell division protein FtsX, whose product is MPIVRNKQTPRRKREPNAVRLRRTRNGPGKRLRAYADLHVDTLKSSFVRLRRTPVASIMTVLVIAIALTIPASFHVFIKNVRQASSTLEATNQVSLFLKPELSNDTGSKLAEALKKHPQIEAAELITKEAGLQELKSYSGFGDALQALDFNPLPVVVSIKPKDSLTRPEEVEKLLGELQALPETDFVQLDTEWMHKLHSLLTIAQRTVIVFSVLLSLGVLFIVGNTIRLELQNRRDEIVVAKLIGATDRFIRRPFLYAGFWYGFLGGTLAWLIVSFFLLFLRGPSRRLAELYGSPFTLSFLGLAETELLIGVSVLLGVIGAWIVVTYHLRELDPT
- the ftsE gene encoding cell division ATP-binding protein FtsE; the protein is MLQFINVSKRYLDSGEVLSNISFRLEQGEMAFLTGHSGAGKSTMLKLIPLIERPTRGQVLFEGKPINHLPKRQVPYLRRKLGLIFQDYRLLHDRTVFDNVALPLQIAGYGQQETARRVRAALDKVGLLRKEKRYPLALSGGEQQRVGIARAIVHKPSLILADEPTGNLDPELSAEIMELFREFNQVGVTLLIASHNLDLISRFACRNLKLHQGRLVEGG
- the sodC gene encoding superoxide dismutase [Cu-Zn] SodC, with the translated sequence MAAGAAMVFCSLSYAEEVQVEMNKIDETGIGEAIGVIVAVDTPVGLQLTPNLKGLPPGPHGFHVHEFPDCNPKEKDGKPVAGLAAGGHFDPEKTGKHAGPEGDGHAGDLPVLKVAPDGTAKEAVTTKRLHVADLKGRSLMIHAEDDNYADKLGGARIACGVVK